A single region of the Silene latifolia isolate original U9 population chromosome 8, ASM4854445v1, whole genome shotgun sequence genome encodes:
- the LOC141596394 gene encoding uncharacterized protein LOC141596394 codes for MRACLDPSPVIDGRRANCNLAFLGAQKSKPSTPSHYTQHGINRNVKGMNNSENGYGVTAFMGPTSPTSFPHYAIQQGIPLAHFYGYPPYSSDYTYPTGYYGVPGGAATQYQMYGSGGAGVGGMMNCFYPYNLQLGDQSYATGAMQSYGLQYPQHPYQFPSAAYPHHHYASPMSFAAASNPIQSGMNMALQAPIPHC; via the exons ATGAGGGCATGCCTTGATCCAAGCCCAGTGATTGATGGAAGAAGGGCTAATTGCAACCTTGCTTTCCTTGGTGCTCAAAAATCTAAACCGTCTACTCCTTCCCATTATACTCAACATG GAATAAACAGGAATGTGAAGGGAATGAACAACAGTGAGAATGGATATGGAGTAACAGCTTTTATGGGACCAACTTCACCAACCAGCTTTCCTCATTATGCCATCCAACAAGGGATACCTTTAGCTCATTTCTACGG GTACCCTCCATACTCATCAGATTACACTTACCCTACG GGATACTATGGGGTTCCTGGAGGGGCAGCCACTCAATACCAGATGTATGGGTCGGGTGGAGCAGGAGTCGGAGGCATGATGAATTGCTTTTACCCATACAATCTCCAATTGGGAGATCAATCATACGCAACTGGTGCCATGCAGTCgtacggtcttcaatatcctcaacATCCATACCAGTTTCCCTCTGCTGCTTATCCCCACCACCATTATGCTTCCCCCATGTCTTTCGCTGCTGCCAGTAATCCTATACAATCAG GTATGAATATGGCTCTTCAGGCACCTATACCTCATTGTTAA